In a single window of the Caproicibacterium sp. BJN0003 genome:
- a CDS encoding response regulator transcription factor has translation MKRILVAEDEQAIREFVVINLKRAGYEVWEAENGDQALEVYQQNDGNFDVAVLDIMMPGDHDGLSVCKELRKSNGTIGIILLTARTQEMDKVSGLMMGADDYVTKPFSPSELVARVDAIYRRVALAKNRTEENFKEELHSGEFALNLRSRTLLKGQRPIELTQVEFQIMEFFFSHPQEALDRSEILKHVWGEAYYGEEKIVDVNIRRLRMKVEDEPSNPKHIITVWGLGYKWEA, from the coding sequence ATGAAAAGAATTTTGGTAGCCGAAGATGAACAGGCAATCCGCGAGTTTGTTGTCATTAATCTCAAACGCGCCGGATATGAGGTGTGGGAAGCTGAAAATGGAGACCAGGCACTGGAAGTTTACCAGCAAAATGACGGAAATTTTGATGTCGCAGTTCTGGATATTATGATGCCGGGGGATCATGATGGGCTTTCTGTCTGCAAAGAGCTGCGCAAATCAAATGGGACGATTGGCATTATTCTTCTTACTGCGCGTACGCAGGAGATGGATAAGGTCAGTGGATTAATGATGGGAGCAGACGATTATGTGACAAAGCCATTTTCTCCTAGTGAACTGGTTGCTAGAGTGGATGCAATTTATCGCAGAGTGGCATTGGCCAAAAATCGGACGGAAGAAAATTTCAAGGAAGAGCTGCATTCCGGAGAATTTGCACTCAACCTGCGCAGCCGTACCTTGTTAAAAGGACAGCGCCCGATTGAGCTGACACAGGTAGAATTTCAGATTATGGAGTTCTTTTTCAGCCATCCGCAGGAAGCATTGGATCGTTCTGAGATTTTGAAGCATGTCTGGGGAGAAGCTTATTATGGAGAGGAAAAAATTGTCGATGTAAATATTCGGCGTCTTCGTATGAAGGTGGAAGATGAACCGAGTAATCCGAAACATATTATAACGGTCTGGGGCTTAGGATATAAATGGGAAGCCTAA
- a CDS encoding DMT family transporter, whose translation MTGGVFHPLQITALRFFIGGLVLIPFAVRILRQNHITLQGKDILRFAGLGFLGMFLSMNLYQMAVQETKASVVAVLFSSNPIFVTILAFFLLREPIRKHHVLALILDMIGIVVIIDPFHNTLSPLGIALSLGATLLFAFYGVLGKRSCARFGGVVVTCMSFLLGSAEMFLMMGITHIPAVAQSAQQAGLGKLFANIPFFSGITLSVLPLFLFICIVNTGIGFACYFKAMEMTSAHETSLVFFFKPIIAPLFALAILGEEISLSMMIGIVFILLGSLSSILPALLSIRKKEQVDS comes from the coding sequence ATGACTGGTGGGGTTTTCCATCCACTGCAGATTACGGCACTGCGCTTTTTTATCGGTGGGTTGGTGCTGATTCCTTTTGCTGTGCGGATACTTAGACAAAATCATATTACGTTACAAGGAAAAGATATTTTGCGCTTTGCTGGATTAGGATTTTTAGGGATGTTCCTTTCCATGAACCTTTATCAGATGGCAGTACAGGAGACAAAGGCGTCTGTTGTGGCAGTACTTTTCAGCAGCAATCCAATCTTTGTGACAATCTTAGCATTCTTTTTGTTGCGTGAACCGATTCGTAAACATCATGTGCTGGCACTGATCCTCGATATGATTGGAATTGTTGTCATTATAGACCCATTTCATAATACATTAAGTCCTTTGGGAATTGCTTTGAGTCTAGGAGCAACCCTGCTTTTCGCATTTTATGGGGTTCTTGGAAAGCGCAGTTGTGCCCGCTTTGGGGGAGTAGTGGTTACCTGCATGAGCTTTTTACTGGGCAGTGCTGAAATGTTTCTTATGATGGGCATTACTCATATTCCAGCGGTGGCTCAATCGGCACAGCAGGCAGGACTGGGAAAACTTTTTGCAAATATTCCATTCTTTAGTGGGATCACTTTGTCTGTTTTGCCGTTGTTCCTCTTTATTTGTATTGTTAATACCGGGATTGGCTTTGCATGCTATTTTAAAGCTATGGAAATGACAAGTGCCCATGAAACTTCCCTTGTGTTTTTCTTTAAACCGATTATTGCACCGCTTTTCGCATTGGCAATTCTTGGAGAAGAGATTTCTCTGTCGATGATGATTGGGATCGTTTTCATCCTTCTTGGATCACTTTCTTCAATTCTGCCGGCACTCTTAAGTATTCGGAAAAAAGAGCAGGTTGATTCTTAA
- a CDS encoding phosphate-starvation-inducible PsiE family protein: MREKMRPIISKLSHLLEIATSLIIIAAVSMGIFHMAVYIFTNGDVDQSKFETFFANIMSMVVGLEFVKMLVRQTPAAVLDVLLFAVARQIIIYHHSALDNLVGVIAVAGLFAIRKYLFVVTFGICEKDKRKAMEDSQMHEELHPSAPNEGPDHPV; encoded by the coding sequence ATGCGGGAAAAAATGCGCCCCATTATCTCAAAATTAAGCCATCTGCTCGAAATCGCTACGTCTCTTATCATCATTGCAGCTGTTTCCATGGGAATTTTTCATATGGCCGTCTATATATTTACAAACGGTGATGTAGACCAATCTAAATTTGAAACTTTCTTTGCAAACATTATGTCAATGGTTGTAGGGCTGGAATTTGTAAAAATGCTAGTCCGCCAAACACCTGCTGCAGTTTTAGACGTTTTGCTGTTTGCAGTTGCCCGGCAGATTATTATTTATCATCACAGCGCACTCGATAATCTGGTCGGTGTAATTGCGGTTGCAGGACTTTTCGCCATTCGTAAATATCTTTTTGTTGTGACCTTTGGCATCTGCGAAAAAGATAAGCGCAAGGCCATGGAGGATTCTCAGATGCACGAGGAGCTTCATCCTTCCGCCCCGAATGAAGGACCCGATCATCCCGTCTAA
- a CDS encoding murein hydrolase activator EnvC family protein yields MNQNQHRPMRTIIAFLIASTMAFTPCLTAFAEDTGDTTDLDALRQQQQTYAAQKADNDSKIASLKEDQSQKEAYQQTLLDQKRIVEDQISTSIAQIDALDKQIKDKEAEISDKQTAVNGDISLLKERLYALYVSGEASNMEILLSSQSLNDLSDKIEALQMVTKHDTDLIDRLKGELSDVEAAKQTVESDKQEATNAKTALDQRQQELTQLSNETGEAIQQISSSASSLEDQNAQLAQKEAEAAAAIDSWMANYYAQQQTKSQTNNDNTYQNGSGDSAQGSDNNNNTSGNQGNSSSSGLIWPAPSAHTITTGFEYRWGAFHNGYDLSDSGVYGTSIVAAASGTVAYVSSGFGDGYYGCTDGGGYGNYVIIDHGNGLSTLYGHMKSVSVSVGQSVSQGQVIGALGTSGSSTGPHLHFTVYKNGSAVDPGNYI; encoded by the coding sequence ATGAATCAAAATCAGCATCGCCCAATGCGGACGATCATTGCCTTTCTAATTGCGTCGACTATGGCGTTTACCCCTTGCTTGACAGCTTTTGCAGAGGATACCGGTGATACAACAGATCTGGATGCTTTGCGTCAACAACAGCAAACATATGCTGCCCAAAAAGCAGATAATGATTCGAAAATTGCCTCTTTAAAAGAAGATCAGAGTCAAAAAGAAGCATACCAGCAGACATTACTTGATCAGAAACGTATTGTAGAAGATCAGATTTCTACCAGTATTGCTCAAATTGATGCGTTAGACAAGCAGATTAAAGACAAAGAGGCTGAGATCTCAGATAAGCAGACGGCGGTCAACGGAGATATTTCTCTTTTAAAAGAGCGCCTTTATGCACTTTATGTTTCCGGAGAAGCCAGCAATATGGAAATTTTGCTTTCTTCGCAGAGCCTTAATGACCTTTCAGATAAGATCGAAGCACTGCAGATGGTTACAAAGCACGACACGGATTTGATTGATCGGCTAAAAGGAGAACTTTCAGATGTTGAAGCCGCAAAACAGACCGTCGAATCGGACAAGCAGGAAGCGACGAATGCGAAAACGGCTTTGGATCAGCGTCAGCAAGAACTAACGCAGCTTTCGAATGAAACAGGGGAAGCAATTCAGCAGATTAGTTCTTCTGCCTCCTCTCTGGAAGATCAAAATGCACAGTTAGCTCAGAAAGAGGCAGAAGCAGCGGCAGCGATTGATAGCTGGATGGCAAATTATTATGCACAGCAACAAACCAAATCTCAGACGAATAACGACAATACATATCAAAACGGATCCGGTGATTCAGCTCAAGGCTCTGATAATAACAACAATACTTCCGGGAATCAGGGGAATTCTTCCAGCAGTGGCCTAATTTGGCCGGCACCCTCTGCTCATACAATTACGACTGGATTTGAATATCGCTGGGGTGCTTTCCATAACGGCTATGATCTTTCTGATTCTGGTGTCTATGGGACCAGCATTGTAGCGGCGGCAAGTGGCACGGTAGCTTATGTTTCCTCCGGTTTTGGAGACGGATACTATGGCTGTACGGATGGCGGCGGATATGGAAACTACGTCATTATCGATCACGGGAATGGGCTTTCCACTTTGTATGGTCATATGAAGTCTGTTTCGGTTAGTGTTGGACAAAGTGTTTCTCAGGGACAAGTAATCGGAGCCCTTGGGACAAGCGGCAGCAGTACCGGACCGCATCTGCATTTTACCGTTTATAAAAATGGTTCTGCGGTGGATCCTGGAAATTATATTTAA
- the rimO gene encoding 30S ribosomal protein S12 methylthiotransferase RimO, with amino-acid sequence MANSIGMVNLGCDKNRIDGEIMLASLAKAGWEIRENAACCDVAVVNTCGFIKDAKQESINEILELAQAKKAGKVRAIVVTGCLAERYQKEILQELPECDAVCGIGADGQIDAVCRKVLLGEKTSLFPEKTELPLCGVRRLTTPGYYAYLKIAEGCDNRCSYCAIPMIRGRYRSRPMESIEEEARELVKSGVKELILIAQDTTRYGIDLEGKLLLPQLMRRLCEIDGLRWLRVLYCYPDNLTDELLDTIREEKKIVKYLDLPLQHCSGSVLRAMHRYGDREKLTKMIFRIREKVPGITLRTTFIVGFPGETEGDFEELCSFSKEIQFERMGCFAYSQEEGTEAAALSGQIEEDEKMRRQEILMEAQMNRMQELGESKIGEQLLVLCEGYDQEEKAFFGRTQSDAPEIDGRVWFEVPGESNPNAGDFVKVKVTDCVDCDLIGVLSEGGNE; translated from the coding sequence ATGGCGAATTCCATAGGAATGGTGAATCTGGGCTGTGATAAGAACCGGATTGATGGGGAAATTATGCTGGCATCCCTTGCAAAAGCCGGTTGGGAGATACGGGAGAATGCAGCTTGCTGTGATGTTGCAGTTGTCAATACCTGCGGCTTTATCAAAGATGCAAAGCAGGAAAGCATCAACGAGATTCTGGAATTGGCACAGGCTAAAAAAGCCGGAAAGGTACGGGCAATCGTTGTGACCGGCTGTCTTGCAGAGCGGTATCAGAAAGAAATTTTGCAGGAACTTCCGGAATGTGATGCGGTCTGCGGAATCGGCGCAGATGGACAAATTGATGCAGTCTGCAGAAAAGTCCTTTTAGGAGAGAAGACTTCTCTTTTTCCAGAAAAGACAGAGCTGCCGCTTTGCGGGGTCAGACGTCTGACAACACCTGGTTACTATGCGTACCTGAAAATTGCGGAGGGCTGTGATAATCGCTGTTCTTACTGCGCAATTCCCATGATTCGCGGCAGATACCGCAGCCGTCCTATGGAAAGTATTGAAGAAGAAGCACGTGAATTGGTAAAGAGCGGCGTGAAAGAGCTCATTTTGATCGCACAGGATACGACTCGTTATGGGATCGACCTTGAAGGAAAGCTGCTTCTGCCTCAATTGATGCGCCGCCTCTGTGAAATTGACGGACTCCGTTGGTTGAGGGTTCTTTACTGCTATCCGGACAACCTCACAGATGAACTCCTCGATACAATTCGGGAGGAAAAAAAGATTGTTAAATATCTGGACCTTCCGCTTCAGCATTGCAGTGGCTCAGTCCTGCGTGCGATGCACCGTTATGGAGATCGGGAAAAGCTCACGAAGATGATTTTTAGGATACGGGAAAAAGTGCCTGGGATTACGCTTCGAACCACCTTTATTGTGGGTTTTCCTGGTGAAACAGAAGGAGATTTTGAAGAACTTTGCAGTTTTTCAAAAGAAATTCAGTTTGAACGGATGGGTTGCTTTGCTTATTCTCAGGAAGAGGGGACTGAAGCAGCGGCGCTTTCCGGGCAAATTGAAGAAGACGAAAAGATGCGCCGGCAGGAAATCTTGATGGAAGCGCAAATGAATCGTATGCAGGAGTTGGGCGAAAGTAAAATTGGAGAGCAACTCTTGGTCCTTTGTGAAGGATATGATCAGGAGGAAAAGGCGTTTTTTGGTCGGACACAGTCAGACGCGCCGGAAATTGACGGCAGAGTATGGTTTGAGGTGCCAGGTGAAAGCAATCCGAATGCTGGAGATTTTGTAAAAGTTAAAGTGACAGATTGTGTTGACTGCGATTTAATCGGGGTACTCTCTGAAGGAGGAAATGAATGA
- a CDS encoding regulatory protein RecX encodes MELTAMEPRRHRKTALFFDGEFALNIDTETLLRSGWRLGQEISDEELHALIETGKEHQANEKALYLLEHRSHSKKELADKIARTVDRDAAQKAVDHMEELGLLDDRDFGIRYAKELFRKGYARRRVMLELSRKGISQELIEMILEENTPDPNEQIAKILQKRYQNLNDEKIHRRAYAALQRMGYETDEIRTALREAVNEEEIDGEFHRNGESGL; translated from the coding sequence TTGGAACTGACAGCGATGGAGCCGCGTCGACATCGAAAGACCGCACTGTTTTTTGATGGGGAATTTGCATTGAACATTGATACCGAAACACTTTTGAGATCCGGTTGGAGATTGGGACAGGAAATTTCTGATGAAGAACTGCATGCACTGATCGAAACGGGAAAAGAACATCAAGCTAATGAAAAAGCACTTTACCTTTTGGAACATCGCAGTCATTCTAAAAAAGAATTGGCCGATAAGATTGCGAGAACGGTGGATCGGGATGCGGCTCAAAAAGCTGTTGATCATATGGAAGAGCTGGGTCTTTTGGATGACCGGGATTTTGGAATCCGCTATGCAAAAGAACTCTTTCGCAAAGGATATGCCAGACGAAGAGTGATGCTTGAGCTTTCCCGAAAAGGAATCAGTCAGGAACTGATTGAAATGATTCTGGAAGAAAATACGCCGGATCCTAATGAACAGATTGCAAAAATTTTACAAAAACGATATCAAAATTTGAATGATGAGAAAATTCACCGCAGAGCATATGCTGCGCTGCAGCGAATGGGATATGAGACCGATGAAATCCGCACAGCGCTGCGGGAGGCGGTTAATGAGGAGGAAATCGATGGCGAATTCCATAGGAATGGTGAATCTGGGCTGTGA
- the recA gene encoding recombinase RecA — translation MATDKNTALQTALAQIEKQFGKGAVMRLGQNEAMHVEAIPTGSLSLDLALGIGGLPRGRIVEIYGPESSGKTTLALHCIAEGQKAGGNAAFIDVEHALDPIYAAALGVDVDSLLVSQPDTGEQALEITEALVRSGAIDVIVVDSVAALVPRAEIEGEMGDSHVGLQARLMSQALRKLAGAISKSNCVAIFINQLREKVGVVYGNPEVTPGGRALKFYSSVRIDIRKIETLKNGTEQVGSRTRAKVVKNKIAPPFRQAEFDVMYGQGISKEGELVDLAVKLDIIHKSGSWFSYQDQRLGQGRDNVKKYFLDNPEFAADIEKQIREHADQLYARTVPVRASAAHPVEVTPAAEKDETQNNEKKTASRGKPTNIDIEAD, via the coding sequence ATGGCAACGGATAAAAATACTGCACTGCAAACTGCGTTGGCACAGATTGAAAAACAGTTTGGCAAAGGAGCTGTTATGCGTCTGGGCCAAAATGAAGCGATGCATGTAGAGGCAATTCCGACCGGTTCCCTTTCGCTGGATTTAGCATTGGGAATCGGCGGACTTCCCCGTGGCAGAATTGTGGAGATCTATGGACCTGAAAGCTCCGGTAAGACAACCTTAGCCTTACATTGTATTGCAGAGGGACAAAAGGCCGGCGGCAATGCAGCATTTATTGATGTAGAACATGCACTTGATCCGATTTATGCGGCGGCTTTGGGAGTCGATGTCGACAGCCTTTTGGTTTCGCAGCCGGATACCGGCGAACAGGCATTGGAGATTACAGAGGCCTTGGTACGTTCCGGTGCAATCGATGTGATTGTCGTAGACTCTGTGGCTGCATTGGTGCCACGCGCTGAGATCGAAGGCGAAATGGGCGACAGCCACGTTGGACTGCAGGCGCGCTTGATGAGCCAGGCTTTGAGAAAGCTTGCAGGAGCAATCAGCAAATCAAACTGTGTAGCGATTTTTATTAACCAGCTGCGCGAAAAAGTTGGCGTTGTTTACGGAAATCCAGAGGTCACTCCCGGTGGTCGTGCTCTGAAGTTTTATTCTTCCGTACGAATCGATATCCGCAAGATTGAGACACTGAAAAATGGTACGGAACAGGTTGGTTCCCGCACTCGTGCAAAAGTGGTAAAGAATAAGATTGCACCGCCATTTCGTCAGGCTGAATTCGATGTTATGTATGGACAAGGCATTTCCAAAGAGGGAGAACTGGTCGACCTTGCCGTAAAACTGGATATTATCCATAAGAGCGGCTCCTGGTTTTCTTATCAGGATCAGCGCCTTGGTCAAGGACGCGATAATGTAAAGAAATATTTTCTCGACAATCCGGAATTTGCGGCAGATATTGAGAAGCAGATTCGGGAACATGCAGATCAGCTTTATGCTCGAACAGTGCCGGTAAGAGCGTCAGCCGCACATCCGGTTGAAGTTACCCCCGCTGCTGAGAAGGATGAGACCCAAAACAACGAGAAAAAGACAGCTTCTCGTGGAAAGCCAACCAATATTGATATTGAAGCTGACTAA
- a CDS encoding sensor histidine kinase yields MKKKNAFSNNANGIARRWILNSLGIIVLIFVAFIIILSVGVRSYIYNSIQTTLDGRSGELTNVFADYGRRSAEEFSTAARKYVENFPEKENMELMVLNSNGKIIITSVGFAPDQKQPMPDYDSALSDPNGYGTWTGSLSSGEKILAVTRVMHNDDGNTVGAIRYVVSLENADRQVFLMVCILILIGLVIICFVVISSSYFMQSILEPIREISATAKRIAQGDFKARITAPHEEDELGQLCETINDMAQELGTSERLKNDFISSVSHELRTPLTAIQGWAETLQSGGLDQESFNKGMDVIIHESERLSGMVEELLDFSRMQSGRMTLVMDKIDILAELGEAVYMFSERAKNEHKFLLYEEPEMLSPVLGDINRLRQVFVNVIDNALKYTSEGGTVNISATETDGFIQVIISDNGCGIPKKDLPNVKKKFYKANQTVRGSGIGLALADEIMRLHSGSLEIESQEGQGTAVTITIPTLQKLERHVEEERNLS; encoded by the coding sequence GTGAAGAAGAAAAACGCTTTCAGCAATAATGCGAACGGAATTGCGCGCAGATGGATTCTGAACAGCTTAGGCATCATTGTATTGATCTTTGTGGCGTTTATTATTATCTTGTCGGTGGGAGTGCGCAGTTATATCTATAACAGCATTCAAACGACGCTTGATGGACGCAGCGGAGAATTAACCAATGTATTTGCTGATTATGGCAGACGCTCTGCAGAAGAGTTCAGTACAGCTGCACGTAAATATGTAGAGAATTTTCCCGAAAAAGAGAATATGGAATTGATGGTCCTTAATTCTAACGGAAAGATCATTATTACGAGTGTTGGATTTGCGCCGGATCAAAAACAGCCAATGCCGGATTATGATTCGGCACTAAGTGATCCCAACGGTTACGGTACCTGGACGGGTTCCCTTTCTAGCGGAGAAAAGATTTTGGCGGTTACCCGTGTTATGCATAATGATGATGGGAATACGGTGGGCGCGATTCGTTATGTGGTATCTTTGGAAAATGCGGACCGACAAGTCTTTTTAATGGTCTGTATTCTAATCTTAATTGGACTTGTAATTATCTGCTTTGTAGTCATTTCCAGTTCGTATTTTATGCAGTCGATTTTGGAACCGATTCGGGAAATCAGCGCTACGGCAAAAAGAATTGCACAAGGTGATTTTAAAGCCAGAATTACTGCTCCTCATGAGGAAGATGAGTTAGGGCAGCTTTGTGAAACCATCAACGATATGGCGCAGGAACTGGGAACTTCGGAACGGCTCAAAAACGATTTTATTTCTTCCGTTTCTCACGAATTGAGAACACCTCTGACGGCTATTCAGGGATGGGCAGAGACACTTCAGAGCGGTGGCCTTGATCAAGAATCATTCAATAAGGGCATGGATGTTATCATTCATGAATCGGAACGCCTTTCTGGAATGGTAGAGGAATTGCTCGACTTCTCCAGAATGCAGTCCGGTAGAATGACTCTTGTGATGGATAAAATCGATATTTTGGCAGAGCTTGGCGAAGCCGTTTATATGTTTAGTGAACGTGCAAAAAATGAACATAAATTTTTGCTGTATGAAGAACCGGAAATGCTTAGCCCTGTTCTCGGAGATATTAACCGTCTGCGACAAGTGTTTGTCAATGTAATTGACAATGCACTTAAATATACATCGGAGGGTGGAACGGTGAATATTTCTGCCACCGAAACCGATGGATTTATTCAGGTAATTATCAGCGATAATGGCTGTGGAATTCCAAAAAAAGATTTGCCGAATGTTAAAAAGAAATTTTATAAAGCAAATCAGACTGTCCGCGGGAGCGGCATAGGGCTTGCCCTTGCTGATGAGATTATGCGCCTGCATTCCGGCAGTTTGGAGATCGAATCACAGGAGGGGCAGGGGACTGCCGTAACCATTACGATTCCAACGCTTCAGAAGTTGGAACGCCATGTGGAAGAAGAAAGGAATCTTTCCTAA
- the prmC gene encoding peptide chain release factor N(5)-glutamine methyltransferase has translation MTNREAYRKAKSILEKAGKDSPAFDAACLCEKFLGLSREQLLISGEAAADPDGVKALLSAAQSRAAGRPLQYLLGEWEFLDLRLKVGEGVLCPREETEELVRAAAERIPQNGRVLDLCAGTGAVGLGLASLRSDLKVLCGEKFPKAFSYLLQNTKRYPNYQVEACQMDLFSKEDAKRVGILNGLLCNPPYVRSAEIAGLQPEVQQEPRTALDGGEDGLLFYRALCSIWVPQVAPNGVVAVEIGEEEGQAVLNLFQKSSLQNLHLLQDFNELPRVVVGIVPNL, from the coding sequence ATGACGAACCGGGAAGCATATCGAAAAGCAAAATCAATTTTAGAAAAGGCAGGAAAAGACAGCCCGGCTTTTGATGCCGCCTGCCTTTGTGAAAAATTCCTGGGGCTTTCTAGAGAGCAGCTGCTGATTTCCGGCGAAGCGGCCGCAGACCCCGATGGGGTCAAAGCACTGCTTTCGGCGGCACAGTCTCGTGCCGCTGGGCGGCCGCTGCAATATCTTTTGGGAGAATGGGAGTTCTTAGATCTCAGACTGAAAGTTGGAGAAGGTGTTCTTTGCCCTCGGGAGGAAACCGAAGAACTTGTGCGTGCTGCTGCAGAACGGATTCCTCAAAATGGACGTGTGCTGGACCTTTGTGCCGGAACTGGAGCTGTAGGGTTGGGACTTGCCTCTTTGCGCTCGGATCTCAAAGTCCTTTGCGGAGAAAAATTCCCGAAAGCATTTTCTTACCTTTTACAGAATACAAAAAGGTATCCCAACTATCAGGTGGAAGCCTGTCAGATGGACCTTTTTTCAAAAGAAGATGCCAAAAGAGTAGGAATCCTGAACGGACTTTTATGTAATCCTCCTTATGTCCGTTCTGCGGAAATTGCAGGCCTTCAGCCGGAAGTGCAGCAAGAGCCCCGTACCGCGTTGGATGGCGGAGAAGACGGCTTGCTTTTCTATCGCGCGTTATGCAGCATTTGGGTGCCGCAGGTTGCACCAAATGGAGTGGTTGCTGTTGAAATCGGCGAAGAAGAAGGACAAGCTGTTCTGAACCTTTTTCAAAAATCCAGTCTGCAGAATCTACACCTTCTACAGGACTTTAATGAACTTCCTAGAGTTGTGGTTGGAATTGTTCCAAATTTGTAA
- a CDS encoding DUF1385 domain-containing protein, producing MNKKAKCYTSIGGEALIEGILMRGPKRIEVSVRTPDGIIDSEELHYQPLRQKYPILKAPILRGVASFIESMSMSFQALNMAADKSGMTNTEEESKFDHWLESHFGEKTSNLIMTIGMILGFVLAVVLFILLPSVLFNLFQKGAGEGIAPWRSLVEGIFRILIFLIYLILCSHQSDIHRMFRYHGAEHKTIFCYEHGLPLTVENVRKQKRFHPRCGTSFMVLMILVGIIIGFFIPFTNPFLRTFVKLLCIPLVMGLGFELIRLCGFYDNLFTRIVAAPGLWMQRITTKEPDDSMIEVAITAMKAVIPGNGEDMVEVR from the coding sequence ATGAATAAAAAAGCAAAATGCTATACTTCGATTGGAGGGGAAGCTTTGATCGAAGGAATCTTGATGCGCGGCCCCAAGAGAATTGAAGTCTCAGTACGTACACCTGATGGAATCATTGACAGCGAAGAGTTGCACTATCAGCCGCTGCGGCAAAAATATCCAATTTTAAAAGCACCAATTTTAAGAGGAGTTGCGTCTTTTATCGAGAGTATGTCCATGAGCTTTCAGGCGCTCAATATGGCCGCAGATAAATCCGGTATGACGAATACGGAAGAGGAAAGTAAATTTGATCATTGGCTCGAATCTCATTTTGGAGAGAAAACGAGCAATTTGATCATGACGATTGGCATGATTTTAGGATTTGTTTTGGCAGTTGTGCTTTTTATCCTTCTGCCTTCGGTCCTTTTTAATCTCTTTCAAAAAGGGGCAGGAGAAGGAATCGCTCCATGGAGAAGTCTCGTTGAAGGGATCTTTCGAATTCTGATCTTTTTAATTTATCTGATTTTATGCAGTCACCAAAGTGACATTCATCGGATGTTTCGTTACCACGGGGCAGAACATAAAACTATTTTTTGCTATGAGCATGGATTGCCATTAACCGTAGAAAATGTGAGAAAACAAAAAAGGTTTCACCCGCGCTGCGGTACCAGTTTTATGGTGCTGATGATTTTGGTGGGAATTATAATCGGTTTCTTTATTCCGTTTACCAATCCATTTTTGCGGACATTCGTAAAATTGCTGTGCATTCCGCTTGTAATGGGACTTGGCTTTGAATTGATTCGTCTCTGCGGATTTTATGATAATCTCTTTACCAGAATCGTAGCGGCACCGGGCCTTTGGATGCAGCGCATTACGACAAAAGAGCCGGATGACTCGATGATTGAAGTCGCTATCACGGCGATGAAAGCAGTCATTCCTGGAAACGGTGAAGATATGGTGGAAGTAAGATGA